One window from the genome of Pseudomonas frederiksbergensis encodes:
- a CDS encoding cell division protein ZapA: MNHRADGVTVVSILGEDYSIKAPAGQEQALLDAASMLKAALADTKRKYPTLIGDRLLVLAAMNLCSQQIEMEKQHRAELDRYQEQVSATVEVISKTIQQA; this comes from the coding sequence ATGAATCATCGTGCCGATGGAGTGACAGTCGTCTCGATCCTTGGCGAGGACTATTCGATAAAAGCACCGGCCGGGCAGGAGCAAGCGTTGCTTGACGCCGCTTCGATGCTCAAGGCGGCCCTGGCCGATACCAAGCGCAAGTACCCGACGCTGATTGGTGACCGCCTGTTGGTGCTGGCGGCCATGAATCTGTGCTCTCAGCAGATCGAAATGGAAAAACAGCATCGGGCGGAACTCGACCGTTACCAAGAGCAGGTCAGCGCCACGGTCGAGGTGATCTCCAAGACGATTCAGCAGGCTTGA
- a CDS encoding acyl-CoA dehydrogenase, with protein sequence MSETLLSSRNLAFELYEVLDAEGLTQRERFAEHNRETFDAAIGTARSIAEKYFAPHNRKNDENEPRYENGQAILIPEVKPAVDAFLEAGFLNAARSFEAGGMQLPTLLSQACFAHFQSANAASTSYPFLTMGAANLIESFGSDDQKQRFLQPMIDGRFFGTMALTEPHAGSSLSDIRTRAEPASDGTYRLKGNKIFISGGDHPLSENIVHMVLAKLPDAPPGVKGISLFIVPKFLVNDDGSLGERNDVLLAGLFHKMGWRGTTSTALNFGDNGECVGYLVGKPHHGLSYMFQMMNEARIGVGMGAVMLGYAGYLYSLEYARERPQGRVPDSKDPTTAPVAIIQHADVRRMLLTQKAYVEGSFDLGLYAARLFDDTTTLESEAERRRAHELLDLLTPIVKSWPSEFCLKANELAIQILGGHGYTREYPVEQYYRDNRLNPIHEGTHGIQSLDLLGRKLAQNGGAGLKQLIRLVADTTERAQTYESLTPLRQPLEALVARLQTVTLGLLTDLAQGKVNSSLANSALYLKVFGHMVIGWRWLEQAIRAEEGLAKGNAADVDFYRGKLQAARYFLTWEVPGCEHELSLLEARDDTCLEMRDEWF encoded by the coding sequence ATGTCCGAGACGTTGCTCAGTTCCCGCAATCTGGCTTTCGAGCTGTATGAAGTCCTCGATGCCGAGGGCCTGACCCAGCGCGAACGGTTTGCCGAGCACAATCGCGAAACCTTCGACGCGGCCATCGGTACGGCCCGCAGCATCGCCGAAAAGTATTTCGCGCCCCACAACCGCAAGAACGACGAAAACGAACCGCGCTATGAAAATGGTCAGGCGATACTGATCCCGGAGGTGAAGCCGGCAGTGGATGCATTCCTGGAGGCAGGTTTTCTCAATGCCGCTCGCAGCTTCGAGGCGGGCGGCATGCAACTGCCAACATTGTTGTCCCAGGCTTGCTTCGCACATTTCCAATCAGCAAACGCGGCTTCGACTTCCTACCCATTCCTGACCATGGGCGCGGCAAACCTGATCGAGAGCTTCGGCAGCGATGATCAGAAGCAACGCTTCCTGCAGCCGATGATCGACGGCCGTTTTTTCGGCACCATGGCCCTGACCGAACCTCACGCGGGTTCATCGCTGTCGGATATTCGTACACGTGCAGAGCCAGCGTCCGACGGTACTTATCGGCTCAAGGGCAACAAGATTTTTATTTCCGGCGGCGACCATCCGTTGTCGGAAAACATCGTCCATATGGTCTTGGCGAAATTGCCGGACGCGCCGCCCGGCGTGAAGGGCATCTCGCTGTTTATCGTGCCCAAATTCCTGGTCAACGACGACGGCAGCCTGGGCGAGCGCAACGATGTGCTGTTGGCCGGTTTGTTTCACAAAATGGGCTGGCGCGGCACCACGTCCACGGCGCTGAACTTCGGCGACAACGGCGAATGTGTCGGTTACCTCGTAGGAAAACCGCACCACGGCCTGAGCTACATGTTCCAAATGATGAACGAGGCGCGCATCGGCGTCGGCATGGGCGCGGTGATGCTGGGTTACGCCGGTTACCTGTATTCCCTGGAATACGCTCGCGAACGCCCGCAAGGCCGCGTGCCTGACAGCAAGGATCCGACCACCGCCCCCGTGGCGATCATCCAGCACGCCGACGTGCGGCGCATGCTGCTGACGCAAAAGGCCTACGTCGAAGGTTCTTTCGACCTGGGCCTGTACGCGGCGCGGCTGTTCGATGACACCACCACGCTGGAGAGCGAAGCCGAGCGTCGACGTGCCCATGAACTGCTGGACCTACTGACCCCCATCGTTAAGTCGTGGCCTTCGGAGTTCTGCCTGAAGGCCAACGAGCTGGCGATCCAGATCCTCGGCGGTCACGGCTACACCCGCGAATACCCAGTGGAGCAGTATTACCGCGACAACCGCCTGAACCCGATCCATGAGGGCACCCATGGCATCCAGTCCCTGGACTTGCTGGGACGCAAACTGGCACAGAACGGCGGTGCCGGGCTCAAGCAATTGATTCGCCTGGTGGCCGACACCACCGAGCGCGCACAAACGTACGAATCGCTGACGCCCTTGCGCCAGCCATTGGAAGCCCTGGTGGCGCGCCTGCAAACCGTCACCCTCGGCCTGCTGACCGACCTGGCACAAGGCAAGGTCAACAGCAGCCTCGCCAACTCGGCACTGTACCTGAAGGTGTTTGGACACATGGTGATCGGCTGGCGCTGGCTGGAACAGGCGATTCGTGCCGAGGAAGGACTCGCCAAGGGGAACGCGGCGGATGTCGATTTCTATCGAGGCAAACTGCAAGCGGCGCGCTACTTCCTGACGTGGGAAGTGCCGGGGTGCGAGCATGAACTGTCGCTGCTCGAGGCGCGGGATGATACATGCCTCGAGATGCGGGATGAGTGGTTCTGA
- the putA gene encoding trifunctional transcriptional regulator/proline dehydrogenase/L-glutamate gamma-semialdehyde dehydrogenase, whose translation MATTTLGVKLDDPTRERLKAAATSIDRTPHWLIKQAIFNYLEKLEGGATLTELNGSPRADSDDAGDVQVDHAHQCFLEFAESILPQSVLRASITAAYRRPEPEVVPMLIEQARLPAEMAEATNKLAASIAEKLRNQKSAGGRAGIVQGLLQEFSLSSQEGVALMCLAEALLRIPDKGTRDALIRDKISTGNWQPHLGNSPSLFVNAATWGLLLTGKLVATHNEAGLTSSLSRIIGKSGEPMIRKGVDMAMRLMGEQFVTGETIAEALANASKFESKGFRYSYDMLGEAALTEHDAQKYLASYEQAIHSIGKASHGRGIYEGPGISIKLSALHPRYSRAQYERVMDELYPRLLSLTLLAKQYDIGLNIDAEEADRLELSLDLLERLCFEPQLTGWNGIGFVIQAYQKRCPYVIDYVIDLARRSRHRLMIRLVKGAYWDSEIKRAQVEGLEGYPVYTRKVYTDVSYIACARKLLSVPEVIYPQFATHNAHTLSAIYHIAGQNYYPGQYEFQCLHGMGEPLYEQVVGKVSEGKLNRPCRVYAPVGTHETLLAYLVRRLLENGANTSFVNRIADQSISIQELVADPVASIEQMATLEGGFGLPHPRIPLPRDLYGSERANSSGIDLANEHRLASLSCALLATAHNNWKAAPMLGCATSEQTPAPVLNPADHRDVVGHVQEATVEDVDNAIQCALNAAPIWQATPPAERAAILERAADLMEGEIQPLMGLLAREAGKTFANAIAEVREAVDFLRYYAVQARNDFTNDAHRPLGPVVCISPWNFPLAIFSGQVAAALAAGNPVLAKPAEQTPLVAAQAVRLMLEAGIPEGVLQLLPGRGETVGARLVGDDRVKGVMFTGSTEVARLLQRNIAGRLDNQGRPIPLIAETGGQNAMIVDSSALTEQVVIDVVSSAFDSAGQRCSALRVLCLQEDSADRVIEMLKGAMAESRLGNPERLSVDIGPVIDAEAKAGIEKHIQAMRDKGRTVYQMAIADSDECKRGTFVMPTLIELESFDELQREIFGPVLHVVRYKRKELDQLINQINASGYGLTLGVHTRIDETIAKVIDNVHAGNVYVNRNIVGAVVGVQPFGGEGLSGTGPKAGGPLYLYRLLSTRPTDAIQQSFVRGDALAAPDLRLRDAMSKPLTALQTWADSQKLAELSALCVQFAAQSQSGITRQLTGPTGERNSYAILPREHVLCLADVEGDLLTQLAAVLAVGGSAVWPESDTSKAVFARLPKDIQARIQRVADWTKDDVVFDAVLHHGDSDQLRGVCQQVAKRAGAIVGVHGLSQGETNIALERLVIERALSVNTAAAGGNASLMTIG comes from the coding sequence ATGGCTACCACCACCCTTGGGGTCAAACTCGACGACCCGACCCGCGAACGCCTCAAGGCGGCCGCAACCTCAATTGATCGCACGCCTCACTGGCTGATCAAGCAGGCAATTTTCAATTACCTGGAAAAACTCGAGGGTGGTGCAACCCTGACCGAGCTGAACGGTTCCCCTCGTGCCGACAGCGACGATGCTGGCGATGTCCAGGTCGATCACGCTCACCAATGCTTCCTCGAATTTGCCGAAAGCATCCTGCCGCAATCGGTGCTGCGCGCCTCCATCACTGCCGCTTACCGTCGCCCTGAGCCGGAAGTGGTGCCGATGCTGATCGAGCAGGCCCGCCTGCCGGCCGAAATGGCCGAAGCCACCAACAAGCTGGCGGCGTCCATCGCTGAAAAACTGCGTAACCAGAAAAGTGCCGGCGGCCGTGCCGGTATCGTTCAAGGCCTGCTGCAGGAATTTTCCCTGTCGTCCCAGGAAGGCGTGGCGCTGATGTGCCTGGCCGAGGCGCTGTTGCGCATCCCGGACAAAGGCACCCGCGATGCGCTTATTCGCGACAAGATCAGTACCGGCAATTGGCAGCCGCACCTGGGCAACAGCCCGTCGCTGTTCGTCAACGCCGCCACCTGGGGCCTGCTGCTGACCGGCAAACTGGTCGCCACCCATAATGAAGCGGGCCTGACCTCCTCCCTGAGCCGCATCATCGGCAAGAGCGGCGAGCCGATGATCCGCAAGGGCGTCGACATGGCCATGCGCCTGATGGGCGAGCAGTTCGTCACCGGCGAAACCATCGCCGAAGCCCTGGCCAACGCCAGCAAGTTCGAATCCAAGGGTTTCCGTTATTCCTACGACATGCTGGGTGAAGCCGCACTCACCGAGCATGACGCCCAGAAGTACCTGGCCTCGTACGAACAAGCCATCCACTCGATCGGCAAAGCGTCCCATGGTCGTGGGATTTATGAAGGCCCGGGTATTTCCATCAAGCTCTCGGCCCTGCACCCGCGCTACAGCCGCGCCCAGTATGAGCGCGTGATGGACGAGCTGTACCCGCGCCTGCTGTCGCTGACCCTGTTGGCCAAGCAATATGACATCGGCCTGAACATCGACGCCGAAGAGGCCGACCGCCTCGAACTGTCCCTGGACCTGCTCGAGCGCCTGTGCTTTGAGCCGCAGCTGACCGGCTGGAACGGCATCGGCTTCGTGATCCAGGCCTACCAGAAGCGTTGCCCGTACGTGATTGACTATGTCATCGACCTGGCCCGCCGCAGCCGTCACCGCCTGATGATCCGCCTGGTAAAAGGCGCGTACTGGGACAGCGAGATCAAGCGCGCCCAGGTCGAAGGGCTGGAAGGCTACCCGGTCTATACCCGCAAGGTGTACACCGACGTGTCCTACATCGCTTGCGCCCGCAAGTTGCTGTCGGTGCCGGAAGTCATCTACCCGCAGTTCGCCACGCACAACGCCCATACCCTGTCGGCCATTTACCACATCGCCGGTCAGAACTATTACCCGGGCCAGTACGAGTTCCAGTGCCTGCACGGCATGGGTGAACCGTTGTACGAGCAAGTTGTAGGTAAAGTCTCCGAAGGCAAGCTGAACCGTCCGTGCCGCGTGTACGCTCCGGTCGGCACCCATGAAACACTGCTGGCCTACCTGGTGCGTCGCCTGTTGGAAAACGGTGCCAACACCTCGTTCGTCAACCGCATCGCCGACCAGTCGATTTCCATCCAGGAATTGGTGGCCGATCCGGTAGCAAGCATCGAGCAGATGGCAACCCTGGAAGGCGGTTTCGGCCTGCCGCATCCACGCATCCCATTGCCACGCGATCTGTACGGCAGCGAACGCGCCAACTCCAGCGGCATCGACCTGGCCAACGAACATCGCCTGGCCTCGTTGTCCTGCGCCCTGCTGGCCACCGCCCATAACAACTGGAAAGCCGCGCCGATGCTCGGTTGCGCCACCAGTGAACAAACCCCGGCGCCGGTACTGAACCCGGCCGACCACCGCGACGTGGTCGGTCATGTCCAGGAAGCCACGGTCGAAGACGTCGACAACGCCATTCAGTGCGCGCTGAACGCCGCACCGATCTGGCAGGCCACGCCACCGGCCGAACGTGCCGCGATCCTCGAACGTGCCGCCGACCTGATGGAAGGCGAGATCCAGCCGTTGATGGGCCTGCTGGCCCGCGAAGCCGGCAAGACCTTCGCCAACGCCATTGCCGAAGTGCGCGAAGCCGTGGACTTCCTGCGCTACTACGCGGTGCAGGCCCGCAACGATTTCACCAACGATGCCCACCGCCCGCTGGGACCGGTGGTCTGCATCAGCCCGTGGAACTTCCCGCTGGCCATCTTCAGCGGCCAGGTCGCCGCCGCACTGGCCGCCGGCAACCCGGTCCTGGCCAAGCCCGCCGAGCAGACGCCACTGGTGGCTGCCCAGGCCGTGCGCCTGATGCTCGAAGCCGGTATTCCGGAAGGCGTCCTGCAACTGCTGCCGGGCCGTGGCGAAACCGTTGGTGCCCGCCTGGTGGGTGACGATCGCGTCAAAGGCGTGATGTTCACCGGCTCCACCGAAGTCGCCCGCTTGCTGCAACGCAATATCGCCGGACGCCTGGACAACCAGGGCCGTCCAATCCCGCTGATCGCCGAAACCGGTGGCCAGAACGCGATGATCGTCGACTCCTCGGCCCTGACCGAGCAAGTGGTCATCGATGTCGTATCCTCGGCCTTCGACAGCGCCGGCCAGCGCTGCTCGGCCCTGCGCGTGCTTTGCTTGCAGGAAGATTCCGCCGACCGCGTCATCGAAATGCTCAAGGGCGCCATGGCCGAATCGCGCCTCGGCAACCCGGAGCGCCTGTCGGTGGACATCGGCCCGGTGATCGACGCCGAGGCCAAGGCCGGCATCGAGAAGCATATCCAGGCCATGCGCGACAAAGGTCGCACCGTGTACCAGATGGCGATTGCCGATAGCGACGAATGCAAACGCGGCACCTTCGTGATGCCTACGCTGATCGAACTGGAAAGCTTCGACGAACTGCAGCGCGAGATCTTTGGCCCGGTGCTGCACGTGGTTCGCTACAAGCGCAAGGAACTGGACCAGTTGATCAACCAGATCAACGCCTCCGGCTACGGCCTGACCCTGGGCGTACACACCCGCATCGACGAGACCATCGCCAAGGTCATCGACAACGTTCATGCCGGCAACGTCTACGTGAACCGCAACATTGTCGGCGCGGTGGTCGGTGTCCAGCCATTCGGTGGCGAAGGCTTGTCGGGCACCGGTCCGAAGGCGGGTGGTCCGCTGTACCTGTACCGCCTGCTGTCGACCCGTCCTACCGATGCGATCCAGCAGTCCTTCGTGCGTGGCGATGCCCTGGCCGCGCCGGACCTGCGCTTGCGCGACGCCATGAGCAAGCCGCTGACCGCCCTGCAAACCTGGGCCGACAGCCAGAAGCTCGCCGAACTGAGCGCCCTGTGCGTGCAATTTGCCGCCCAGTCGCAAAGCGGCATTACCCGCCAGCTCACCGGCCCGACCGGCGAACGCAACAGCTACGCCATCCTGCCCCGCGAGCATGTGCTGTGCCTGGCGGACGTGGAAGGTGACCTGCTGACGCAACTGGCGGCCGTCCTGGCCGTGGGCGGCTCCGCCGTGTGGCCGGAATCCGACACCAGCAAGGCCGTGTTCGCACGCTTGCCGAAGGACATTCAGGCACGCATCCAGCGGGTTGCCGACTGGACCAAGGATGATGTGGTATTCGACGCGGTCCTGCATCACGGCGACTCGGACCAACTGCGCGGCGTTTGCCAGCAAGTGGCCAAGCGCGCCGGGGCAATCGTCGGCGTGCATGGCTTGTCCCAAGGCGAGACCAACATCGCGTTGGAGCGCCTGGTGATCGAACGGGCACTGAGCGTCAACACCGCCGCTGCGGGCGGTAACGCCAGCCTGATGACCATCGGCTAA